One window of the Lodderomyces elongisporus chromosome 6, complete sequence genome contains the following:
- the CCT7 gene encoding T-complex protein 1 subunit eta: MSFSNQTPTIVVLKEGTDASQGRGQIITNINACLAIQDTLKPTLGPFGSDILIVSSNGKTTISNDGATILKLLDIVHPAAQMLVDISRSQDAEVGDGTTSVTILAGELLKEAKGFIEDGISSYLITKGYRKACELCMEKIQEIAVDIKTGDKQEFRQLLEKCATTAMSSKLISQNSSFFTKMVVDAVLSLDPNDLDEKLIGVKKVPGGGLEESMFVDGVAFKKTFSYAGFEQQPKSFDDPKILALNVELELKAEKDNAEVRVEQVKDYQAIVDAEWQIILNKLEAIYASGANIVLSKLPIGDLATQYFADRNIFCAGRVASEDMERVLQAVGGRLQSTCSNIQAADLGTCKKFEEVQIGSERYNVFTGCPEAKTSTLILRGGAEQVIAEVERSLHDAIMIVKRAVSHHQVVAGGGAIEMELSKYLRAYAKTIAGKQQLIISGFAKALEVIPRQLCENAGLDAIELLNKLRSAHARGETWYGIDFQLENVGDNMKSFIWEPALVKVNAIASATEAATLLLSVDETIKNDQQDQQQGGGGMPGRGRGAY; this comes from the coding sequence ATGTCATTTTCCAATCAGACACCTACTATTGTGGTGTTGAAAGAGGGTACCGATGCCTCACAGGGTCGTGGCCAGATCATCACTAATATCAATGCCTGCTTAGCGATTCAGGATACTTTAAAGCCTACGTTGGGTCCTTTTGGTTCCGATATTCTTATAGTCTCGTCCAATGGTAAAACCACTATTTCCAACGATGGAGCCACTATTTTGAAACTTCTCGATATTGTGCACCCTGCAGCACAGATGTTGGTGGATATTTCTAGATCACAGGATGCTGAAGTTGGTGATGGAACCACTTCGGTGACAATTTTGGCTGGAGAATTGCTTAAAGAAGCCAAGGGGTTTATTGAAGATGGAATCAGCTCATACTTGATTACAAAAGGTTACAGAAAAGCATGTGAGTTGTGTATGGAGAAGATTCAGGAGATTGCAGTTGATATCAAGACTGGTGACAAGCAAGAGTTTAGACAGTTATTGGAGAAGTGTGCAACTACTGCGATGTCGTCGAAGTTGATTAGTCAGAACTCGAGTTTTTTCACAAAGAtggttgttgatgctgtGTTGAGTCTTGATCCAAATGACTTGGATGAGAAATTGATTGGTGTGAAGAAAGTTCCAGGTGGTGGTCTTGAAGAGTCAATGTttgttgatggtgttgctttCAAAAAGACATTTTCGTATGCAGGATTTGAGCAGCAGCCGAAATCTTTTGATGATCCTAAAATTTTGGCATTGAATGTTGAGTTGGAGTTGAAGGCGGAAAAGGATAATGCTGAGGTTAGAGTTGAGCAAGTTAAGGACTACCAGGctattgttgatgctgaaTGGCAAATTATTTTGAATAAGTTGGAGGCTATATATGCTTCTGGTGCCAATATTGTATTGTCGAAGTTGCCTATTGGTGATCTTGCTACGCAGTATTTTGCCGACAGAAATATCTTTTGTGCAGGAAGAGTTGCTAGTGAAGATATGGAGAGGGTGTTGCAAGCTGTGGGTGGTAGATTGCAAAGTACGTGCTCTAATATTCAAGCGGCAGATTTGGGAACGTGTAAAAAGTTTGAGGAAGTGCAAATTGGTAGTGAGAGGTATAATGTGTTTACTGGTTGTCCTGAGGCCAAGACGTCGACATTGATTTTGAGAGGTGGTGCTGAGCAAGTCATTGCTGAAGTTGAGAGGTCTTTACACGATGCTATAATGATTGTCAAGAGAGCTGTAAGTCATCATCAAGTTGTTGCAGGGGGTGGTGCTATAGAGATGGAATTGTCAAAGTATTTGAGAGCTTATGCCAAGACAATTGCTGGTAAGCAACAGTTGATTATTAGTGGATTTGCCAAGGCTTTGGAAGTTATTCCTAGACAATTGTGTGAGAATGCTGGGTTGGATGCGATTGAGTTGTTGAACAAGTTGAGAAGTGCGCATGCCAGAGGTGAGACATGGTATGGTATTGATTTCCAATTGGAGAATGTTGGTGATAATATGAAGAGTTTTATTTGGGAGCCAGCATTGGTCAAGGTCAATGCTATTGCGTCTGCCACAGAGGCTGCtacattgttgttgtctgTTGATGAAACGATAAAGAATGATCAACAGGACCAGCAGcaaggtggtggtggtatgCCAGGTAGAGGTAGAGGTGCATACTAA
- the MRPL36 gene encoding 54S ribosomal protein L36, mitochondrial has product MFPSRISRPAAVVRLNFNLMQTRNRSSRQKITISMANEVNLSSRRVMRKIQQGKARPAIMYQFDTLVELSDGSVIKRRSQAPKDEVRMIMDQRNNARWNPHIPDLDTSDLTAAGKIGKFKSKFADFTGEEVSKSTKPVDELTPEEEDAIKEEEKKAAKARDAELFDLMGENAEEITHGKLHDRKAEKNRFK; this is encoded by the coding sequence ATGTTTCCATCGCGAATTTCCCGACCAGCTGCCGTTGTACGGCTCAACTTCAACTTGATGCAGACACGAAACCGGTCGAGTCGACAAAAGATCACAATCTCCATGGCCAATGAAGTTAACCTTTCGTCTCGAAGAGTGATGCGTAAGATCCAACAGGGTAAAGCACGTCCCGCAATAATGTACCAGTTTGACACTTTGGTAGAACTAAGTGATGGTTCAGTTATTAAGCGTAGATCACAAGCACCAAAGGATGAAGTCCGTATGATCATGGATCAAAGAAACAATGCTCGTTGGAACCCACACATTCCAGATTTGGACACATCAGACTTGACTGCAGCCGGTAAGATTGGTAAATTCAAGTCTAAGTTTGCAGACTTTACGGGAGAAGAGGTTTCCAAGTCTACAAAGCCAGTAGATGAATTGACTCcagaggaagaagatgctatcaaggaagaagagaagaaggcTGCTAAAGCAAGAGATGCAGAGTTGTTTGACTTGATGGGTGAAAATGCCGAAGAAATCACACATGGTAAATTGCACGATCGaaaagcagaaaagaaTAGGTTCAAATAG
- the RCY1 gene encoding F-box protein: endocytic membrane traffic, recycling ReCYcling 1 (BUSCO:EOG09260NXJ) yields MAQVLWNSDIDVYNKDKIPLPIARRIAGYLPVKDLLSFSLVSRNTFEAASDPKLWVSLLKALGAWSSAKPLTKEVIKQKNQKMDYLDDPLRCLDYVYRSPKNARYQVLKIHKCLAPFYYDIVGNKSYDKLRIFKEYQTPEEQAKLLTNMMAYNRIDYIEDSRAIGHEKLSELFEIFENALLRELEIHFDLEDYEKTRQFVMILVSLKNSQTLIDFFLQKSIFDGDEEKFSLTPNEVEQFFKDEQLDLEAFGKFFDKLANVFNEQCAIIDLIFPQSVPMMYKVCEELISNKLTELILVLTEASKKYGLYLQTVPFIYQELGTTFIDQLQKSENCGESYHQLVQELIDMSFESFAAEYMREEVLQCKTLAKVKVEDWNESITKREAETSSRILDSIKIESKNDFLTSFKSVFTLGLSKDDTTKEKISEMQAKAKILSENIKSLDKIFSPEVVLDLLNNARSALARLLTFRDFSISSLRSDIFQSVQDIFMEVMDVIELEHLRPGFDKALTYLQTYNPNSPTYTTEHNEKFAEPLVMFFDLINMADVIIQMVEIFYKEEIVHKQLVKNENSILNPSLQSKKKLEALVDKNVADGLNIGIEILVHQIEISFQEYLLDTDYCPAEGATPLTMANFGPTDAAQKATKILEENMDLLTGSADKSVVDVFQQEIAERFFQTVVKLIKKRSISVLGATNLISDLNLYYEFIVQHIRTNKRFVVPLYSALKKIGNLYLISGDDSKAIGKLVSDLSKFNGIFSQEDIYEFVQRRQDWPLIKRHVEKVMYGFGMGECKFM; encoded by the coding sequence ATGGCTCAGGTGTTGTGGAACTCAGATATAGATGTGTACAATAAGGACAAGATACCACTACCGATAGCACGAAGAATTGCTGGCTATTTACCAGTCAAGGATCTCTTATCGTTCAGCTTGGTATCGAGAAACACTTTTGAGGCAGCCAGTGATCCTAAACTATGGGTTTCTTTGCTCAAAGCTCTTGGAGCTTGGAGCTCGGCAAAACCACTTACAAAGGAGGTTATTAAGcaaaaaaaccagaaaaTGGATTACTTGGACGATCCATTGAGGTGCTTGGACTATGTATATCGGTCGCCGAAAAATGCTCGGTACCAAGTGCTCAAAATCCACAAATGTTTAGCACCATTTTACTATGACATTGTTGGTAACAAGAGCTATGATAAGTTGCGAATTTTCAAAGAGTACCAGACTCCGGAGGAGCAAGCTAAACTACTAACCAACATGATGGCATATAATCGAATTGACTATATTGAGGACTCGAGAGCTATTGGTCACGAAAAACTCTCAGAACTCTTTgaaatatttgaaaatgcgCTATTGAGAGAGTTGGAGATCCATTTTGACTTGGAAGATTATGAAAAGACAAGACAGTTTGTTATGATTTTGGTGTCGTTGAAAAATCTGCAAACActaattgatttttttttgcaaaagagCATTTTTGATGGCGATGAAGAGAAATTCAGCTTGACACCCAATGAAGTTGagcaatttttcaaagatGAGCAATTAGATTTGGAAGCATTTGGCAAGTTTTTTGATAAGCTCGCGAATGTGTTCAACGAACAATGTGCGATTATTGATTTGATATTTCCTCAATCGGTACCGATGATGTACAAGGTATGTGAAGAATTGATTTCAAATAAATTAACTGAATTGATCTTAGTCTTGACCGAAGCTTCGAAAAAATATGGACTTTATTTGCAAACTGTACCATTCATTTATCAAGAATTGGGGACAACGTTTATTgatcaattgcaaaaatcaGAGAATTGCGGAGAATCTTATCATCAACTTGTTCAGGAACTTATTGATATGCTGTTTGAATCCTTTGCCGCCGAATATATGCGGGAGGAGGTTTTGCAATGTAAAACCTTggcaaaagtaaaagtgGAAGATTGGAATGAGAGCATTACGAAGCGAGAGGCGGAAACTTCGTCAAGGATTTTGGATAGTATCAAGATTGAGTCCAAAAACGACTTTTTAACAAGTTTCAAGAGTGTTTTCACTCTTGGTTTGAGTAAGGATGACACAACAAAGGAGAAAATATCTGAAATGCAAGCTAAAGCAAAAATTTTGTCGGAGAACATTAAATCCCTTGACAAGATTTTTAGTCCCGAGGTGGTGCTCGATTTGTTAAACAATGCCAGACTGGCATTGGCTCGCTTATTGACCTTTCGtgatttttcaatctcGTCTTTAAGATCAGATATTTTTCAATCCGTGCAAGACATCTTCATGGAAGTGATGGATGTGATTGAACTCGAACATTTGCGACCCGGTTTTGACAAGGCTCTCACTTATTTGCAGACCTATAACCCAAACTCTCCTACTTACACTACAGAACATAACGAGAAATTTGCCGAGCCTTTGGTGATGTTCTTTGACTTGATAAATATGGCTGATGTTATTATACAAATGGTGGAGATTTTTTACAAGGAAGAGATTGTACATAAACAATTggtgaaaaatgaaaacagtATATTGAACCCTTCGttgcaaagcaaaaagaaattggagGCATTGGTTGATAAGAATGTAGCAGATGGTCTTAATATTGGAATTGAAATATTGGTTCACCAAATCGAGATATCATTTCAAGAGTACTTACTCGATACAGATTATTGTCCTGCAGAAGGTGCCACACCATTAACCATGGCTAATTTTGGTCCTACGGATGCGGCACAAAAAGCGACAAAGATTCTAGAGGAGAATATGGATTTGCTTACTGGTAGTGCAGATAAGtcagttgttgatgttttcCAGCAAGAGATTGCAGAGcgtttttttcaaactgtTGTAAAGCTCATTAAGAAGCGTTCGATATCCGTATTGGGTGCTACAAATTTGATTTCAGATCTCAACTTGTACTACGAATTTATTGTACAACATATAAGGACCAACAAAAGGTTTGTTGTGCCATTGTACCTGGCATTAAAAAAGATTGGCAATTTGTACTTGATAAGTGGAGATGACTCCAAAGCAATTGGGAAACTCGTTAGTGATTTATCAAAGTTCAATGGAATTTTCAGTCAAGAGGATATTTACGAGTTTGTTCAGCGAAGACAGGACTGGCCGTTGATCAAGCGACACGTGGAGAAAGTGATGTATGGATTCGGTATGGGTGAATGTAAGTTTATgtga